A genomic stretch from Nocardia wallacei includes:
- a CDS encoding bile acid:sodium symporter family protein → MGSLFAVFLPLALALVMFGLGLTLTAADFARVLRYPKAAAVALVCQMVLLPAVCVGLIHLFGLEGAVAAGMLLLAASPGGPSANLFSHIAGGNVALNITLTAVNSVLAVFTLPLVVGLSYALYLDGDAGIGLRPNKFAQVFAIVLIPVALGMWVHHRFPEWSRRRGGVKVLSVVVLALVVLAAVARDVDTLTDNVGALAAVCLLLATIGILAGYFVSRLFGVDSDQAVAAAMEIGIHNGALAIAVATSVLHDSAMAVPAAVYGVLMNLPAGVAAALFARRARAAVPA, encoded by the coding sequence GTGGGTTCGTTGTTCGCGGTGTTCCTGCCGCTGGCTTTGGCGCTGGTGATGTTCGGGCTCGGGCTCACCCTGACGGCGGCGGATTTCGCTCGGGTGCTGCGGTATCCGAAGGCGGCGGCGGTGGCGCTGGTCTGCCAGATGGTGTTGCTGCCCGCGGTGTGCGTGGGACTGATCCACCTGTTCGGGCTGGAGGGGGCGGTGGCGGCGGGGATGCTGCTGCTGGCGGCCTCGCCGGGCGGGCCGTCGGCCAACCTGTTCAGCCATATCGCGGGCGGGAACGTGGCGCTCAACATCACTCTCACCGCCGTCAATTCGGTGCTGGCGGTGTTCACGTTGCCGCTGGTGGTCGGGTTGTCCTACGCGCTGTACCTCGACGGTGACGCGGGTATCGGGCTGCGGCCGAACAAGTTCGCCCAGGTGTTCGCGATCGTGCTGATCCCCGTGGCGCTGGGCATGTGGGTGCACCACCGGTTCCCGGAGTGGTCGCGGCGGCGCGGCGGCGTCAAGGTGCTGTCGGTGGTGGTGCTGGCGCTGGTGGTGCTCGCGGCGGTGGCGCGCGATGTCGACACCCTCACCGACAATGTGGGCGCGCTGGCGGCGGTGTGCCTGCTGCTGGCGACGATCGGCATCCTGGCCGGGTATTTCGTGTCGCGGCTGTTCGGTGTCGACTCCGATCAGGCGGTGGCCGCGGCGATGGAGATCGGTATCCACAACGGCGCGCTCGCCATCGCGGTGGCGACCTCGGTGCTGCACGATTCCGCCATGGCGGTCCCCGCGGCCGTGTACGGGGTGCTGATGAATCTGCCCGCCGGGGTGGCGGCGGCCCTGTTCGCCCGCCGCGCCCGGGCCGCCGTGCCCGCCTGA
- a CDS encoding family 1 glycosylhydrolase, which yields MRQSNRRHALAASAAAVAALLVPGLTWIAPAAHAGALPPLGDDFLWGVAASGFQSEGAVPDSNWSRFIESGAVDDYRDSVRFLDFYTDDIDHAARLGVKVFRMSVEWARVQPTPDGWDEHAFQVYDRMVDKIIAYGMTPMITLDHWVYPGWAADRGGWRNPGMVEDWLANARKVVNRFASRKPIWVTINEPAAYIGTELRIGALGPGEEPLMRERLAQVHNEIYDTIHHNQPDAQVTSNLGYVPGMETEVNQPFVDLVADKLDFLGVDYYFGPDDHSAAGETSAGSPAMWELPLQTEGIYYALRHYARLFPGKPLYVVESGMPTENGRPRPDGYTRVDHLRDTVYWLQRAKADGIDVRGYNYWSLTDNYEWGSYAPRFGLYTVDAEQDPTLTRHPTDAVEAYATLTRTGGVPADYRPTRGPVECSQVDPPASCDEPVTVDPESPAP from the coding sequence ATGCGACAGTCGAATCGCCGCCACGCCCTGGCGGCGTCTGCCGCCGCCGTCGCGGCCCTGCTGGTGCCCGGTCTGACCTGGATCGCCCCGGCCGCCCACGCCGGTGCCCTGCCGCCGCTGGGCGACGATTTCCTCTGGGGTGTGGCCGCTTCCGGCTTCCAGTCCGAAGGCGCTGTGCCCGACAGCAATTGGAGTCGTTTCATCGAATCCGGCGCGGTCGACGACTACCGCGACTCGGTGCGGTTCCTCGACTTCTACACCGACGACATCGACCACGCCGCCCGGCTCGGGGTGAAGGTGTTCCGGATGAGCGTGGAATGGGCACGGGTGCAGCCGACCCCGGACGGCTGGGACGAGCACGCCTTCCAGGTCTACGACCGGATGGTCGACAAGATCATCGCCTACGGCATGACCCCGATGATCACCCTCGACCACTGGGTGTATCCGGGCTGGGCGGCCGACCGCGGTGGCTGGCGTAATCCGGGCATGGTCGAGGACTGGCTGGCCAACGCCCGGAAGGTGGTGAACCGCTTCGCCTCGCGCAAGCCGATCTGGGTGACGATCAACGAACCGGCCGCCTACATCGGCACCGAGTTGCGCATCGGCGCGCTCGGCCCCGGCGAGGAACCGCTGATGCGGGAGCGACTCGCCCAGGTGCACAACGAGATCTACGACACCATCCACCACAACCAGCCCGACGCGCAGGTCACCAGCAATCTCGGCTACGTGCCCGGGATGGAGACCGAGGTGAATCAGCCCTTCGTCGATCTGGTCGCCGACAAGCTCGACTTCCTCGGCGTCGACTACTATTTCGGCCCTGACGACCACAGCGCCGCGGGGGAAACCTCGGCCGGCAGCCCCGCCATGTGGGAGCTCCCCCTGCAAACCGAGGGCATCTATTACGCGCTGCGCCATTACGCCCGGCTCTTTCCCGGCAAACCCCTCTACGTGGTGGAGAGCGGCATGCCGACCGAGAACGGGCGGCCGCGCCCGGACGGCTACACCCGCGTCGATCACCTGCGCGACACGGTCTACTGGCTGCAGCGGGCCAAGGCCGACGGTATCGACGTGCGCGGCTACAACTACTGGAGCCTCACCGACAATTACGAATGGGGCAGTTACGCACCGCGTTTCGGGCTCTACACCGTCGACGCCGAGCAGGATCCGACGCTGACCCGTCATCCCACCGACGCGGTCGAGGCGTACGCCACGCTGACGCGGACCGGAGGTGTCCCGGCGGATTACCGGCCCACCCGCGGCCCGGTCGAGTGCTCTCAGGTGGACCCGCCCGCCAGCTGCGACGAGCCGGTCACCGTCGACCCCGAATCTCCGGCCCCCTGA